Proteins from one Pongo abelii isolate AG06213 chromosome 19, NHGRI_mPonAbe1-v2.0_pri, whole genome shotgun sequence genomic window:
- the SMCR8 gene encoding guanine nucleotide exchange protein SMCR8, whose translation MISAPDVVAFTKEEEYEEEPYNEPALPEEYSVPLFPFASQGANPWSKLSGAKFSRDFILISEFSEQVGPQPLLTIPNDTKVFGTFDLNYFSLRIMSVDYQASFVGHPPGSAYPKLNFVEDSKVVLGDSKEGAFAYVHHLTLYDLEARGFVRPFCMAYISADQHKIMQQFQELSAEFSRASECLKTGNRKAFAGELEKKLKDLDYTRTVLHTETEIQKKANDKGFYSSQAIEKANELASVEKSIIEHQDLLKQIRSYPHRKLKGRDLCPGEMEHIQDQASQASTTSNPDESADTDLYTCRPAYTPKLIKAKSTKCFDKKLKTLEELCDTEYFTQTLAQLSHIEHMFRGDLCYLLTSQIDRALLKQQHITNFLFEDFVEVDDRMVGKQESIPSKPSQDRPPSSSLEECPIPKVLISVGSYKSSVESVLIKMEQELGDEEYKEVEVTELSSVDPQENLDYLDMDMKGSISSGESIEVLGTEKSTSVLSKSDSQASLTVPLSPQVVRSKAVSHRTISEDSIEVLSTCPSEALIPDDFKASYPSAINEEESYPDGNEGAIHFQASISPPELGESEEGSVENTPSQIDSSCCIGKESDGQLVLPSTPAHTHSDEDGVVSSPPQRHRQKDQGFRVDFSMENANPSSRDNSCEGFPAYELDPSHLLASRDISKTSLDNYSDTTSYVSSVASTSSDRIPSAYPAGLSSDRHKKRAGQNALKFIRQYPFAHPAIYSLLSGRTLVVLGEDETIVRKLVTALAIFVPSYGCYAKPVKHWASSPLHIMDFQKWKLIGLQRVASPAGAGTLHALSRYSRYTSILDLDNKTLRCPLYRGTLVPRLADHRTQIKRGSTYYLHVQSMLTQLCSKAFLYTFCHHLHLPTHDKETEELVASRQASFLKLTLGLVNEDVRVVQYLAELLKLHYMQESPGTSHPMLRFDYVPSFLYKI comes from the exons ATGATCAGCGCCCCTGACGTAGTGGCCTTCACCAAAGAGGAAGAGTATGAAGAAGAGCCTTACAATGAGCCGGCCCTGCCTGAGGAGTACTCGGTGCCGCTCTTCCCCTTCGCCAGCCAGGGTGCTAACCCCTGGTCAAAACTGTCCGGGGCCAAGTTTTCGAGGGACTTCATTCTTATTTCCGAGTTCTCTGAGCAGGTGGGACCCCAACCTTTACTGACCATCCCCAATGACACCAAAGTTTTTGGCACTTTTGATCTCAATTACTTCTCCCTGCGTATCATGTCTGTGGATTACCAGGCTTCCTTCGTGGGCCATCCTCCTGGATCTGCCTACCCCAAGCTGAACTTCGTGGAGGACTCCAAGGTGGTGCTGGGAGATTCCAAGGAGGGAGCCTTTGCATACGTGCACCACCTTACCCTATACGACCTGGAGGCCCGTGGCTTCGTGAGGCCGTTTTGCATGGCTTATATCTCTGCAGACCAGCATAAAATCATGCAGCAGTTCCAGGAGCTTTCAGCCGAATTTTCCAGAGCTTCTGAGTGCTTGAAGACTGGCAACAGGAAGGCATTTGCTGGGGAACTTGAAAAAAAGCTGAAAGACTTGGATTACACCAGGACAGTGCTACACACAGAAACGGAAATCCAGAAGAAAGCCAACGACAAAGGCTTTTACTCATCTCAGGCAATTGAGAAAGCCAATGAACTGGCCAGTGTGGAGAAGTCCATCATTGAACATCAAGACCTGCTGAAGCAGATCCGCTCATACCCTCATCGGAAGTTGAAGGGGCGTGATTTGTGTCCTGGTGAGATGGAGCACATCCAGGATCAGGCCAGCCAGGCATCCACTACCTCTAACCCTGATGAGTCTGCCGACACAGACCTTTACACCTGCAGACCAGCCTATACCCCAAAACTTATCAAAGCAAAGTCCACCAAGTGTTTTGACAAGAAGTTGAAGACCTTGGAGGAGCTCTGTGACACTGAATATTTCACCCAGACCCTGGCTCAGCTCAGCCACATTGAACACATGTTCAGAGGAGACCTGTGTTACCTCCTGACCAGTCAGATTGATAGAGCACTTCTAAAACAACAGCACATAACAAACTTTCTCTTTGAAGACTTTGTGGAGGTCGATGACAGGATGGTAGGGAAACAAGAAAGTATACCCTCTAAGCCCAGTCAAGACAGGCCGCCTTCCAGTTCTCTAGAAGAATGCCCAATTCCTAAAGTGTTAATTAGTGTTGGTTCTTACAAGTCCAGTGTGGAGTCTGTGTTGATCAAGATGGAGCAGGAACTGGGAGATGAGGAGTACAAGGAAGTGGAAGTGACGGAGTTGAGCAGTGTCGACCCCCAGGAAAACTTGGACTACCTGGATATGGATATGAAAGGGAGTATCAGCAGTGGTGAAAGCATTGAAGTTTTGGGCACGGAGAAATCCACCTCCGTGCTTTCTAAGTCTGACAGCCAGGCCAGCCTCACAGTACCATTGAGCCCCCAGGTGGTCCGGAGCAAAGCAGTCAGCCACAGGACCATCAGTGAGGACAGTATTGAAGTCCTCAGTACCTGCCCCTCTGAGGCCCTCATCCCTGATGACTTTAAGGCCAGCTACCCAAGTGCCATTAATGAAGAAGAATCATATCCAGATGGCAATGAGGGAGCCATCCACTTCCAAGCAAGCATCAGTCCTCCAGAACTGGGTGAGTCAGAGGAAGGCAGCGTGGAAAACACCCCATCACAAATAGACTCCTCCTGCTGTATTGGGAAGGAGAGCGATGGTCAGCTGGTGCTGCCTTCCACTCCAGCCCACACACACTCTGACGAGGATGGGGTGGTGAGCAGCCCCCCACAGCGCCATAGGCAGAAGGACCAGGGGTTCCGTGTAGACTTTTCAATGGAAAATGCCAACCCTTCTTCCCGAGACAACAGTTGTGAAGGGTTTCCCGCTTATGAACTGGACCCGAGCCACCTGCTGGCTAGCCGGGACATCAGTAAGACTAGCCTGGATAACTACTCAGACACCACCAGCTACGTGAGCAGTGTAGCCTCCACCAGCTCAGACAGGATCCCCTCTGCTTATCCTGCTGGCCTGTCTTCCGATAGGCATAAAAAGAGGGCTGGCCAGAACGCCTTAAAATTCATCCGCCAGTACCCCTTTGCCCACCCAGCCATCTACTCCCTGCTCAGCGGGAGGACACTTGTGGTCCTGGGGGAAGATGAGACCATAGTCAGGAAGCTTGTGACTGCACTGGCTATCTTTGTCCCCAGCTATGGCTGCTACGCTAAGCCTGTGAAACATTGGGCCTCCTCCCCTTTGCACATTATGGATTTTCAGAAGTGGAAGCTTATTGGCTTGCAGAG AGTGGCCTCCCCTGCCGGTGCCGGTACCCTCCATGCCCTGAGCCGCTACAGCCGCTACACGAGCATCCTGGACCTTGACAACAAAACCCTGCGCTGCCCCCTTTACAGAGGCACCCTGGTGCCCCGCCTGGCAGACCACCGCACACAGATCAAGCGGGGCAGCACCTACTACCTGCATGTCCAGAGCATGCTCACCCAGCTCTGCTCCAAGGCCTTCCTCTACACCTTCTGCCACCACCTGCACCTGCCTACCCACGACAAGGAGACAGAGGAGCTGGTAGCCAGCCGCCAGGCGAGCTTCCTAAAGCTGACCCTGGGTCTGGTGAATGAGGATGTCAGGGTGGTCCAGTACCTGGCTGAGCTGCTGAAGCTGCACTACATGCAGGAATCTCCAGGGACCAGCCACCCCATGCTCAGGTTTGACTATGTCCCCAGCTTTTTGTATAAAATCTGA